The stretch of DNA ATTGACAAATTCTTTTAACAAAGACTAATGAAAACATGTCCTCCTATATTCTAGGATAATCCAAGTCAACAAAATGCAATAGCATAAAACACCAGACAACAGAAAAGTCTTCGTGAATATGAAGACATGATCAGCACCTTACCTTACTTTCAAGAGTAGCACATTTGATCTCAAGTGACCGAATTCTCTGCAAACAGAAAAGAAAGAATCAGACAGACAATATTCTTGAAAATTGACACTTTCTTTTGTTCTTAACACTGAGACAACCTTCTGAGATTCTTCATCAACAGCAACTATTCGAGAAGCATAAAGTTTCCTCACATCCTTCATCGAACATTTCCTATTACATTGAGGACACTGGAACACACAAAATATGAATGTTAAAGgtcttcttccttcttcttttGTAGGTATATGAAAATCACAAAGATAATTACATTCAAATTTCATACCTTCCCCGAATTTTTTCGCTGTTGAAGCCACTTTTTAATGCAAGACATGCCATAAATGTGTCCACAAGGAAGAcaactaacaaaaaataaataaatcaaccaCAATTTGTAACGtgtatatcaaataatttaaattcaaaatgaaaatgTAGAATTAGGGTTTAGCATTTGCACCAGACGTGATGATCACCCTTATCGGTCCAAGCGTCCATACAAATAGGGCAAATGAGACCGTCAATGTCGGCGAGATTACATTCATTCTCTTGACTACCGTCTGCGCTTCCATTTGGTAACGAAGAAGACGAAGCCTCTCCCGCTTCAGTTCTGCGTCGTTTGTTTGTTTCGTTTTCAACCGAACTTTGACGTTCATCGTCGAGAATAACGATTGCTTCATCAGATGTAGAATTACGAGGAGCTTCGTTAGAAACCCTAGGGGACTGAACATCGGGAACGTACTCCTCATCATCGTCATCTTCTTCGTCGTCTTGTTCGTCGTCGGTGTGACCTTCTAACAAATATGCGGTGAATCGAGGATCGGCTCCGGCAGCCATGAGAGATTCAGTAGTGGGAATATCAGCCTCGTTGAAGTAACGCCAATCGAAGGGAATGTCGTAGTGGTTGAAGTTAGGCCAAAAGGAGGGAAGATTGTTGTGGTTGAAGTTGCGCCAATGGAAGGGGTCCATTTAGTGTGGTGAGTCAGTAGAAGAAAACATGTAGCCCAAACTGAGACGTTTAAATGTAGATAGGGAGGGGGAACCAACAGACGCGCGGAAACAACCCTCTACTTTCATACAcgttcatttatttattaacactTAAATGCATCATACTCTTgtctttggatttttattttgctaCTCTCGAgtaaattttccttttttagttaaaattgagtttttccgacgtgatttatattttatttttttatctaccacaaaaatatatataacttttttcttgttcaaaaataagtTAAACCTTTAAATATTAGTGTAATtcttaataattacttattactattactttattaaaaataaacatctaaactccataaaataaaaaattggactttgctttaaaataaaataaataataggatataaaaaaaaacatacttttgcgcgcaaaaaaaaaaaagaaaaaagaaagacacTGGCGTGGTGAGATTTGATGTTACTGTCTAGCCTATCTTTATTTGTCAAATTTCTAATACAAATGCTTTTTTGACAGGATAAAATGGGAACATATCTTGGCATCGGAGAACGAGAAACGTAAAAGTAAGGTGGTCATACTTTTGGGTCAACGTCATTTAGGAGTACAATTGGGTTTGTCCAATGGAGTTTTAAGCGATTTCAAACAAACATGAAGTCAAACATTCTCCATTGGAAACGTATGTCCGTTCTTCTAACGGTGAAACACAACACCCTCTAATTAATTGAGataagttttattaaaaatcagaagtaataataaaaagttttattattaattCTACTCTAGAGTCATTACAAACAGAAATTTTACcatcaaataatataaatttcacaAAAATAGTGAATTATCATAAATCAATGTTACAccaaaatatcattataaaatataaatagaacaattacaagaaaaaaaatatttattaataattaattaagatcattattgattaattaagaTATGTTATGTGTGGTTTTTTAgcatattcaaaatatttaaaataaactctATGTATTGTCATCATTCTCTTGTAGCCgcttttgaataatttttttttataatatttaaaacaatttaatataagAACAAAATGCAATATTCAATAGATagattttaagttattttattctCCTTCATTATCctctaaatcttttaaaaatagagaaaaaaaacaaaatgaacttTATGAATAATTTTACTTCACTTTGTCTATATTCAACTAAGCACACCATAAATTGATTTAGGGACATACTACAACTACTATATACATTTTAGAGGCCACACCATGAAGTTTTGATGATGTTTAAAATAGACTTTACATAAAAAGATTAAGTTGTGTTAACAAATTTAAGTTAACGGACCAATTTGATTGTCTTTTAGAATTATAAatcaaactattttaaaataagttaaatagtCAAAGATGTATTTagtcaatgattttttttttataaatatttgtaatcaCAAAAGTCTATTTGAAAGTGTCTTATACACAATCAAAGATGAattagataatttaattttttttttttatatagaaagaCTAAATTGCAAGTAGTTGATCCAGTTATTTAATGTTTTTGATTATTGAAACTGAAACTCGtatgaaataatgacatttaatttgttatagattacttcaattttaaattcaaataaaaaataaataaataaaattttaatagaccgattgattttgtcaaattctaaatttacggactttgtaattttaaaaaataatgtgaaaatgaaaacaataaaaaaaaagttttatttttgtaattaaaggaataaaatgaaatgaaaaataccagaaaaaaatagaatataaaaataatttaaatgactaAAAATACAATATAGTCTTTTTTgcatgaaaaattgaaaatgatttgGAACCGGGCGGTACATCCGGTTCGGGTTGCAAATCCCAAAATAAAAGTGAGGCAGAGAGAGAGTCATGGAGTCggaaagagaaagaagaaagaagaaagaagaaagagatGGCAGGTCGCAGTATCTCATACATTACAGGGTCGCAGCTTCTCTCTCTCAGACGCCAACCAACCATCGCCATAGTCGATGTCAGAGACGACGAGAGGACTCACGATGGACACATATCCGGTTCTCTTCATTACGCAAGCGATGGTTTCACCGATAACATCTCTAAGCTTATTCACGAAGTTAAAGGCAAAGACACCCTCGTCTTTCACTGCGCTCTAAGTCAGGTCAACTCCACACCACACCCCCTCTTTTATTTCTGCTATCTTATTCCACTTCATATCAATCCAAATCACTTAGATCCATATGTTTATTACCACTAGTTTCGTTATGGATCCCAcaatttcatttatttcttgTATTTATATGTCTGTTCAAttcttcattaattaatttttatataacgCTCAAATGAATGAATTCCATAATTAAAGTCTGAAATTTGCTGTTAGCACCGCGTGTAGCTCCAACAATTGAAGATTGGGACACGTGGAcacttaa from Cicer arietinum cultivar CDC Frontier isolate Library 1 chromosome 3, Cicar.CDCFrontier_v2.0, whole genome shotgun sequence encodes:
- the LOC101507173 gene encoding dual specificity phosphatase Cdc25 — encoded protein: MAGRSISYITGSQLLSLRRQPTIAIVDVRDDERTHDGHISGSLHYASDGFTDNISKLIHEVKGKDTLVFHCALSQVRGPSCARKLVNYLENSKEDVGIKNIMVLERGFNGWEASGRPVCRCKNVPCKESECAS